TAGCGCCGAATGGTTGTCGCTGGCCCAAGAGTTGGACATGCTCGACGCGCCCGAGGCGCGAGGCTGGGCCGCGCTCTTGAGGCAGTTGGCGGCCGAGTCACGCGGGGCGCAGAGAGTCGATAACGATTGAAGGGGGAAACGCTTGTCGCAGTCGGTACAGAGCACCGCGCCTAAGATCGCGCCTAAGATTTCATTGGCGGCGCCGGCCTACAACGAAGAGGCCGGCATCGCCGATGTGGTTCGCGAGTGGCACGCGGCGATGGCCGCGGCTGGCATCGCGGCCGAGTTCGTGATTTGCAACGACGGCAGCACGGATCGCACTGGACAAGTCCTGGCGGAGTTGTCGCGAGATGTACCGGGACTGCGAGTAGTGGGGGGCGCCACCAATCACGGCTATGGGCACGCGCTGACCAGCGCGATTGCGGCGTGCCGAGGGAAATACATCGCCACCATCGATTCCGATGGGCAATTTGATCCGGCCGACATACCAACATTCTTGCGCGCGATCGAGGCGGGCGGATGCGACGCGGCGGTCGGTTATCGGGTGCAGAAGCGCGATACGCCGCTGCGCGTGATCGCGGATCGCGCCTTGAACCGGATTGTGCGATTCTTGTTTG
This Pirellulales bacterium DNA region includes the following protein-coding sequences:
- a CDS encoding glycosyltransferase family 2 protein; the encoded protein is MSQSVQSTAPKIAPKISLAAPAYNEEAGIADVVREWHAAMAAAGIAAEFVICNDGSTDRTGQVLAELSRDVPGLRVVGGATNHGYGHALTSAIAACRGKYIATIDSDGQFDPADIPTFLRAIEAGGCDAAVGYRVQKRDTPLRVIADRALNRIVRFLFDTRLRDTNCALKVVRRELLQSLRLEASGFPLPTEMCIKLEATGARCVECPVRHRERAAGESKLKVWRTGWRMMRFLLYLHRRRRLFRRGILREF